From a region of the Neobacillus niacini genome:
- the aspA gene encoding aspartate ammonia-lyase, with translation MSTNKTRIEKDFLGQKEIPVDAYYGIQTIRAVENFPITGYRIHESLIKALAMVKKAAAIANMNTTRLYKDLAIVIIKAADEIITGKWNDQFIVDPIQGGAGTSMNMNMNEVIANRGLELLGHAKGDYFHLSPNTHVNMSQSTNDVFPTAIHISTLTLLENLLITMDNMQKVFKQKAVQFEKVIKMGRTHLQDAVPIRLGQEFEAYSRVLTRDINRIKHTREHLLEVNMGATAVGTGLNADPKYIKDVVKHLAEISGFPLVNAEHLVDATQNTDAYTEVSAALKVCMMNMSKIANDLRLMASGPRAGLGEIRLPARQPGSSIMPGKVNPVMPELINQIAFQVIGNDHTICLASEAGQLELNVMEPVLVFNLLQSISIMNNGFRVFTDHCLVGIEANEERLKEYVDKSVGIITAVNPHLGYEVAARIAREAVITGKSVRELCLQYDVLTEEELDIILNVYEMTEPGIAGEELLDRD, from the coding sequence ATGTCAACAAACAAGACAAGAATCGAGAAGGATTTCCTAGGACAAAAAGAAATACCGGTCGATGCGTATTATGGGATACAAACGATTAGGGCGGTAGAGAATTTCCCTATCACCGGATATCGCATTCATGAGTCTCTGATTAAAGCGCTTGCAATGGTAAAAAAGGCAGCAGCCATCGCTAATATGAACACAACAAGGTTGTACAAAGATCTGGCAATTGTCATCATCAAGGCAGCGGATGAAATTATTACAGGAAAGTGGAATGATCAATTTATCGTGGATCCGATTCAAGGCGGGGCGGGTACATCGATGAACATGAATATGAATGAAGTCATTGCTAACCGAGGACTTGAATTACTTGGTCACGCAAAAGGTGATTATTTTCATTTGAGTCCAAACACACATGTAAATATGTCACAATCTACTAATGATGTATTCCCAACTGCAATACATATTTCTACACTAACGTTATTAGAAAACTTACTGATCACCATGGATAATATGCAAAAAGTCTTTAAACAAAAAGCAGTCCAGTTTGAGAAGGTCATTAAGATGGGACGTACTCATCTTCAAGATGCAGTTCCAATCCGTCTTGGACAAGAATTTGAAGCATACTCTCGGGTGCTGACTCGTGATATTAATCGGATTAAGCATACACGGGAGCATTTATTGGAAGTGAATATGGGAGCTACTGCAGTAGGAACAGGATTAAATGCAGACCCTAAATATATTAAAGATGTGGTTAAACATCTTGCTGAAATTAGCGGTTTCCCACTTGTAAATGCGGAGCATCTCGTGGATGCCACTCAAAATACAGACGCCTATACAGAAGTTTCAGCTGCACTTAAAGTTTGCATGATGAATATGTCAAAAATAGCAAATGACCTTCGTTTAATGGCATCAGGCCCACGCGCAGGTCTCGGAGAAATTCGTTTGCCTGCTCGTCAGCCAGGTTCCTCGATTATGCCTGGAAAAGTAAATCCAGTTATGCCTGAATTAATCAATCAGATTGCCTTTCAGGTAATTGGGAATGACCACACCATTTGTCTTGCTTCCGAGGCTGGTCAATTAGAGCTAAATGTAATGGAGCCTGTTTTAGTTTTTAACCTGCTTCAATCAATTAGTATTATGAACAATGGATTCCGTGTCTTTACTGATCATTGCTTAGTCGGCATTGAAGCAAATGAAGAGCGTTTAAAGGAATATGTGGACAAGAGTGTAGGGATTATTACTGCAGTGAATCCACACCTTGGATATGAGGTGGCAGCACGAATTGCACGTGAAGCTGTCATTACCGGGAAATCTGTACGTGAATTATGTTTGCAATATGATGTCTTAACAGAAGAGGAATTAGATATTATTTTAAATGTCTATGAAATGACTGAGCCAGGGATTGCTGGCGAAGAACTACTAGATAGGGATTAA
- a CDS encoding YitT family protein, with protein sequence MTDQVNGIVQHRKLPLSKKIFRAIAITLGAILMATGLEIFLVPNKVIDGGVTGISIMLSHLTGLELGIFLFLLNLPFVYLGYKQMGKTFAISTVYGIIVLSVFTTLFHPVPAFTDDILLATIFGGMILGIGVGIVIRFGGALDGTEILSLVITKKVPFSVGQIIMFINLFILGAAGFVFSFDRAMYSLLAYVIAAKAIDTVVEGLEESKSVWIISDLAEEIGNAVNARLGRGVTYLKGEGAYTGDHKKVIFSIITRLEESKLTTIVEEIDPNAFLAIADISEVRGGRFKKRDIH encoded by the coding sequence GTGACAGATCAAGTAAACGGAATAGTACAACATCGAAAACTCCCTCTTAGTAAAAAAATCTTTCGAGCGATAGCCATTACTCTTGGAGCAATTTTAATGGCTACCGGTCTAGAGATCTTTTTAGTTCCTAACAAAGTAATTGATGGCGGGGTAACAGGTATATCGATTATGTTATCTCATCTAACCGGCCTCGAACTCGGTATCTTTCTATTCCTCTTAAACCTGCCATTTGTTTATTTAGGATACAAGCAGATGGGTAAAACTTTTGCAATATCTACTGTTTATGGAATTATTGTTTTATCTGTGTTTACAACATTATTTCACCCAGTACCGGCCTTTACCGATGATATTCTTCTCGCAACCATTTTTGGAGGTATGATATTAGGAATTGGTGTTGGAATTGTTATTCGCTTTGGCGGTGCTTTAGATGGGACAGAAATTCTATCACTCGTAATAACCAAAAAGGTTCCATTTTCCGTTGGTCAAATTATTATGTTTATCAACCTCTTTATTTTAGGTGCTGCAGGGTTTGTGTTTAGTTTTGATCGGGCGATGTACTCCTTATTGGCTTACGTAATTGCTGCAAAAGCCATAGATACAGTGGTTGAAGGCTTGGAAGAGTCCAAATCAGTTTGGATTATCAGCGATTTAGCTGAAGAAATTGGAAATGCCGTAAATGCTCGTTTAGGCCGTGGTGTAACATACCTTAAGGGTGAGGGAGCCTATACGGGTGACCATAAGAAGGTCATTTTCAGTATCATCACTCGACTAGAAGAATCGAAACTGACAACGATTGTTGAGGAAATTGATCCAAATGCCTTCTTGGCAATAGCAGACATATCCGAAGTTCGTGGCGGGCGTTTTAAGAAGAGGGATATCCATTAG
- a CDS encoding biotin-dependent carboxyltransferase family protein: MRTPIFKVMKSGLQTTVQDLGRYGFREFGVSPSGAMDSYSLQMGNLLVGNDLGEAALEAPFIGPVLMALHDVSIAICGGNLTPKINGQEVPLWKSIVIKKGQILSFGELKEGVRTYLSIAGGIDVPFVLNSKSTCITGKFGGFEGRALKEGDILFGNPFTRRNRFLQTQLIPKYTNKLTVRVIVGPHTRKFTTPGLKTFLNEEYSITSQSNRMGYQLTGPKIEHSSTADIISDAIPLGGIQVPASGQPIILMTEHQTTGGYSRIGTVIAADIPRLAQAQPGTKVRFKEISLQTAQDLLIDSRNMLKSLYRLTR, translated from the coding sequence TCAGCCCTTCAGGGGCCATGGATTCTTATTCTTTGCAGATGGGGAATTTATTAGTTGGTAACGATTTAGGGGAGGCTGCACTTGAAGCACCGTTTATTGGACCAGTCTTAATGGCTTTACATGATGTCTCTATTGCGATTTGCGGCGGGAATCTAACACCTAAAATAAATGGGCAGGAGGTTCCTCTTTGGAAAAGCATTGTAATCAAAAAAGGGCAAATCCTTTCGTTTGGAGAGCTAAAAGAGGGCGTAAGAACGTATTTAAGCATTGCAGGTGGTATTGATGTTCCATTTGTACTTAACAGTAAATCAACGTGTATAACGGGAAAATTCGGAGGTTTTGAAGGGAGAGCTTTAAAAGAAGGGGATATTCTTTTTGGAAATCCCTTTACTAGAAGAAATAGATTTTTGCAAACTCAGCTAATTCCAAAGTATACGAACAAACTAACAGTAAGAGTTATCGTTGGTCCGCATACTAGAAAATTTACTACTCCAGGACTCAAAACATTTCTAAATGAAGAATATTCCATTACTTCTCAATCTAATCGAATGGGGTATCAATTAACGGGTCCCAAAATTGAACATAGCAGTACGGCAGATATTATATCTGACGCCATTCCTCTAGGTGGAATCCAAGTCCCTGCAAGCGGGCAGCCTATCATACTTATGACTGAACACCAAACAACGGGAGGTTATTCAAGAATAGGGACAGTGATTGCTGCAGATATTCCTCGACTTGCTCAAGCACAGCCGGGAACCAAAGTAAGATTCAAGGAGATTTCCCTGCAAACTGCCCAAGACCTTCTAATTGATAGTAGAAACATGCTTAAATCTTTATACAGATTAACACGGTAA